The following proteins are co-located in the Cyprinus carpio isolate SPL01 chromosome B19, ASM1834038v1, whole genome shotgun sequence genome:
- the LOC109112293 gene encoding kelch-like protein 31, giving the protein MAPKKKSPRPKKSISEPTTVESRVAVPEPGVKKLEGPLNVEQLNRLNGVPLPPPVIRPGERGFGLGSELTRPLHGSALLEELSRMRQERFLTDMEMACKTKAFDVHKLVISSVSQYLREVLAKDPELKRLELPTLSPLGLANVITFAYLGRVHMSLYTIGCTVSAASTLQIPHLLQMCMDFLMSELNVHTCVYVWNIGAAYGLMPVREAARRYILENFTQFSETTQFNQLTLEQITSFLQDDNLSLPSEVTTFQIAMKWIDFDPKRQEHAAELLSHVRFETIPASALVSEIQPVARMMLDPQCHRLLVDAMNYHLLPYQQNTLQSRRTKARGSQNALLTIGGRPSLTERALSREVLWRDPREGTATWRHLTQLPAKSFNQCVAVMDGFLYVAGGEDQNDARNQAKHAVGTLSRYDPRFNTWLHLTSMRQRRTHFSLVATGGRLYAIGGRNTDGLLATIESYQPSTNSWQLRTPMDMPRCCHASAVLPSGDILVTGGYVNCAYSRSVICYSIDSNTWSEQGELETPRGWHCSATVGGKVYVVGGSQLGPGGVRIDVMTMEVFNPESKKWTRAANLPLGVSTAGMSPLGNHLYLLGGWNEAEKRYKSAVQRYDPGTDSWSTVEDLPEPIVGVSCCALPLPPRHTTRRHRNTPSHEDQSSVTQHNTA; this is encoded by the exons ATGGCTCCCAAGAAGAAGTCACCACGCCCTAAGAAGTCCATTTCTGAACCAACAACAGTTGAGAGTAGAGTGGCTGTCCCAGAGCCCGGTGTTAAGAAGCTGGAGGGTCCTCTTAATGTTGAGCAGCTCAACCGGCTCAATGGGGTGCCCCTGCCACCCCCTGTGATTCGACCTGGGGAGAGAGGTTTTGGCCTGGGCAGTGAGCTCACCCGCCCCCTGCATGGATCCGCTCTGCTGGAGGAGCTGAGCCGCATGAGACAGGAACGATTCCTCACTGATATGGAAATGGCCTGCAAAACCAAGGCATTTGATGTCCACAAGCTAGTAATTTCCTCAGTCAGCCAGTATCTTCGTGAAGTCCTGGCCAAGGACCCTGAACTCAAACGACTGGAACTCCCTACCCTGTCACCTCTCG GACTTGCCAATGTGATTACTTTTGCTTACCTGGGACGTGTGCACATGTCCCTGTACACCATTGGCTGCACTGTGTCTGCAGCCAGCACCCTGCAAATCCCTCATCTTCTCCAGATGTGCATGGACTTCCTGATGTCCGAACTGAATGTGCacacatgtgtgtatgtgtggaacATCGGCGCTGCATATGGCCTGATGCCTGTTCGAGAGGCTGCCCGGCGCTACATTCTGGAGAATTTTACCCAGTTTTCTGAGACAACCCAATTCAACCAACTCACCCTGGAGCAGATCACATCTTTCCTGCAAGATGACAACCTATCTCTTCCTTCAGAGGTCACCACCTTTCAG ATTGCAATGAAGTGGATAGACTTTGACCCAAAGAGGCAGGAACATGCTGCAGAACTGCTGTCTCACGTGCGCTTTGAGACCATCCCTGCGAGCGCGCTGGTTAGTGAGATCCAGCCAGTGGCACGCATGATGCTAGATCCTCAGTGTCACCGTCTTCTGGTGGATGCCATGAACTACCATTTGCTGCCCTACCAGCAAAACACACTGCAATCCCGGCGCACCAAGGCCCGCGGAAGCCAGAATGCTCTTCTTACCATTGGGGGTCGTCCTTCACTAACTGAGCGTGCCCTAAGTCGAGAG GTGCTTTGGAGAGATCCACGAGAGGGAACGGCTACATGGCGTCATCTTACTCAGCTGCCAGCCAAGAGTTTCAACCAGTGTGTGGCTGTGATGGATGGATTCCTGTATGTGGCAGGAGGAGAAGATCAGAATGATGCTCGAAACCAGGCTAAACATGCTGTTGGCACCCTTAGCAG ATACGATCCTCGCTTCAACACTTGGCTACATCTTACCAGCATGCGCCAACGACGTACCCATTTCAGTTTGGTGGCAACTGGTGGGCGACTGTATGCCATTGGTGGCCGCAACACTGATGGCCTCTTGGCCACCATTGAGAGCTACCAGCCCTCTACCAACAGTTGGCAGCTCCGTACGCCAATGGATATGCCACGATGCTGCCATGCCAGTGCCGTCCTTCCATCGGGAGACATCTTGGTGACTGGTGGGTATGTTAACTGCGCTTACTCTCGCTCTGTCATTTGTTATAGCATTGACAGCAACACTTGGAGCGAGCAGGGAGAGTTGGAAACACCTCGTGGCTGGCACTGCTCTGCAACAGTAGGTGGCAAGGTGTACGTGGTAGGAGGTAGCCAGCTTGGTCCCGGTGGAGTCCGCATTGATGTGATGACCATGGAGGTCTTCAACCCTGAGAGCAAGAAGTGGACCAGAGCTGCTAACCTGCCCCTGGGAGTGAGCACAGCTGGTATGTCTCCACTGGGAAATCACCTGTACCTGCTGGGTGGATGGAATGAAGCAGAGAAACGTTACAAGTCAGCAGTCCAACGCTATGACCCAGGCACTGACAGCTGGTCAACAGTTGAAGACCTGCCAGAACCCATAGTGGGAGTGTCCTGTTGTGCCCTTCCCTTGCCCCCACGCCACACGACCCGCAGACACCGGAACACACCTTCCCATGAAGATCAGAGCAGTGTGACACAGCATAACACTGCATGA